The window gtATCTTAAATGCACTTGTTTTTGTATCTCGAGGagatttgtatttctctgttttgttaTACATTTCTCTTCAAGGGTTAAAGCCTTTAAAGTGCTTTGAAACAGCCACAGTGCATGAATCGTGCTGTGTAAATGAAATTGTTAAGCCTCACTTTGCCTGAAACTCTCTAACACATACTGCTCCAAATCAACTGAGTATGTTTTGTAGTTCTGTCATACAGCAGGAGGTGGCAGCATTAACCTGGAAAAAAACTGCCTggcaggtttttaaaaaactttaattGTTTCGAGCTCTGCATTACAAGCTCGACaaaacactgcatttattttaaaaagacggatattttcaaaaaacaaacatgtttcataGAAGCTACTTTAGCAATCCAACCTACATTTTTTTATCAGTTATTATTACATAATCATAAATATGTAAATCAAATAACTACTGTACATCGGTTATGTGCCTCACATGTTACAGccccacaaaataaaatgaggaaGTATCACAGTACCTCTGTGGTTTTCACACAGAGTACAGCTGCTTAACAAGTCAGCTGTGAATGACAAAAAGAAACCTGGAGACATGAAAATAGAAGTGACAGAAACATGCAGAACTTGTCTGACAACTAGCCAGATAAATAACAACACTCTAACAAACTATAAGAAATACGTTTTAAGTGgatttggataaaagtgtcagctaaattaaatgaaatgatatatAGGAATTACACCTAAAAAAGGGAAACTCCAATGTATTGAAATTCTGTGTGTTTGCGAAATGGAGAAGTGGCAAATATCATAACTTAAAATAATCATCCAAACGGAACTTATAAAAGACAACATATGAAAATACAAACCAAGGAGGGTTTATGATTCGGGGTCACAATGGATTTATTTACAATACATCAAAGTacagacaaaataataacaataataataaatgactaATATCAATGTGACACAACCAAGACCTAATTGTCTATTTATTTGTAGAAAATACCGATGCATAGTCTTACAGTATTGTGATCAATTGACCtcattaaatacacaaacacacatatagaaaaagttattaataatacaatgtGTTGTCTATGCATGGCATTGCAGAATATACTGGACAATGGTTGGCAGAGAAAACAGCACATCTTAAAAAATAGCCGGCAAAAAATCTAAGTTACCTACAGTCTTCTGACTTGACAACTTTTGTAATCTCTTTGCACTGAGCAGcgataacatttacatttaacttctggtgcatgtttttatttgttcaaaaGTAACATTCATTTTACCCATCCTTCATAGAATTCTAAATTATTGCTAATAAacctttttctctgtttataCGCTATTTATCTGCAGGTTGAGGGAAGAAGaagtagacccaacatgtaGTGAAGTCACAAGCTTTTTCTTAACTTCAGAAAACGTTATTTGTCCATAAACCGTGAAACTGGTGACATATGACTGGTTTTGTACCAATGTCTCAAGCAGTAAGGAACAGGAGTACAGAGGGTGGCGCAATGGGCTGGTTACTCGCCAACAGGGATGGGGTTGTCATAGGCTGCTCCCTCCAGGTCGTCGACCCGTTTTCTGCGCGTCTCAGGAGGAGGTCTTGGGGGTGGATTCTGAGGTGGATTCTTCATGCTGTCATCTGGCTTTCTGACCATCTCCTTCTTTGGAAGAATGGGCTCCCAGTGCTCACCTCGGATAGCTGCCTAGAAAAACAAGGTGTTGACAAAAAATAGTCAGTAGTGTTTGGCTAGAGCAAGATAAAGTAAGCATGCCTGTAAACAATTAAAATCTcgtcaataataataacatatatgTTATAGTGGCAGTGTTAGTCAGTTGTTTGCATAATTATAATTAGATAAACTGTACTACATTGAAAGCTTTATATCTTTGGTTTCTTGACACATCTAGGTTTGTTTAAGAATTCAGGCACACCTCTGACTGGTCAGATTTCACAACAAAAAGGCCATGTCTCAACGGAGATACCAGTAATGAAACAATCTCTTCCTTGTTTCTACTTCCTTGTTTCTGAGAACTTAACACTTCAAGTCTCATCTAACTActttattaaagtaaatatacaaaCTGGAGATTATTGTGGTGAGAGCTGCCCACTTACTGCAAGGTAGATAAGGCTGGCAATGCCCAGGCACACACACCCGAGGACAGTAGCAAGCAGAAAACCTGCAGGTACACTGAGTCTATGGAATGCAGAAAGGACATGTAAAGACACAAGACAATAAGGCCAGTATTTGTCCAATGTTGGAAATACTGACTGTGAATAACAGGAATGCAGTCTAACAAAGGAAAGTGGTGAGTGTAACACTTACGCGGCATGTAAAAATGCTCTGACATAGTAGTTCCTTGTTAATGGCCCAAAGGATTTCACACATACAGTGAAGCAGTACTGGCCCCTGAGAGAGAACAAGACACATGAGTGAGCAATGGTATTCAGGCAAATCGTCAATGAACTTGACACTTTGAAGATACAGTCTACATGTTGCAAACAAACTAAAACGTAAAAATTGCATACGTTCTCTCCACACTTGTACCCTTGGTCCTCTTGCTTCGTGGATACTCAAGTAGACACACAAATGCTCCAGCAGCGCTACATTTCTGTCAAGAATGATTCATTTCACAAGATTCACTCCTCACATCATAACTATAATAagacattcatttatattaaaatatgttacgGTGAGCCGGTTCACTTGGACAAGATGATGATGATTGGACTGATTTGTTCCAAGTACAAATGAGAATAAGTGCAAAATATGGTAAGAATGCCAGATGAAAAAACTTCTTCTATGTTATGTTTTCACCAATGATAAACTATgattattcaaatgaaagtaGACAGGTTTGAGTCCAGCTGTACAATAGAATATAAGGCCAGGTTTGAATGACACAAGTAGTGGCTTTAAATTAGTACGCCACTAATAATtcacatctgtttgtgtgtttttttttaatcctttcaCAGGATCCAAATGTACGTAAAGGGTGACATACAAAGGCTAAACAGAGATTTtagtatgatttaaaaaataaataaattgactGTCACTTATTTGGATTAAATTCTATCTAGTTCTGGTTTATTAAGTACAAAGGATACATAGCATAAGCAGCAAACTGCCAGCCTCTGAACTGTCCTGCCACCCCCACAATGCCTCCAGTGAGGAGAACTGAAAGAAGGAAGCAGAAAGACAAAATTAAAACTTACAACAAACAGCAAACCTTTTTCGAGACAAGATCATGTTAAATTGTACAGTGACATGACACTGAGATGCAGtttatttccttattaaaacagGTTGAAGTTACAGCTTAATATAATGTTATAATGTGTGgcatgaaaaatacattattaatggAGCAAACCTGTCTAATTGGTTAACTTGAAggcagattaaaaaaacaaaacatttgtcaaaatatttctgtttgaatTATAATGCTGCTGTAACGTAATCAgtcaataatttattttcaatacagtaaagatttctatttttattgAATCTTTAGAAAAAGTTTTATACTCACTGAGACCCGAAGCCAGAGCCTGCTCATTGGC of the Eleginops maclovinus isolate JMC-PN-2008 ecotype Puerto Natales chromosome 4, JC_Emac_rtc_rv5, whole genome shotgun sequence genome contains:
- the LOC134863513 gene encoding cytochrome b-245 light chain codes for the protein MGKIEWAMWANEQALASGLILLTGGIVGVAGQFRGWQFAAYAIAAGAFVCLLEYPRSKRTKGTSVERTGQYCFTVCVKSFGPLTRNYYVRAFLHAALSVPAGFLLATVLGCVCLGIASLIYLAAAIRGEHWEPILPKKEMVRKPDDSMKNPPQNPPPRPPPETRRKRVDDLEGAAYDNPIPVGE